The following coding sequences are from one uncultured Desulfobacter sp. window:
- a CDS encoding iron ABC transporter permease, whose product MKAGARVWGLFSLGLVILLAFTTGLSMSVGSADIRLFDIPGIIAAGPGSPEYGILMGIRLPRTLLGIAMGGALSLAGTLLQGMFKNPLVEPYTLGISGGASLGICVNILFKLYAVIGIIAYPLSGFAGASLVIFLVYGLNRSTRHIRSNRMLLTGVMISYVASSLVMLLMALARSDDLQTIVLWIMGSLDEPDMTLIRMALAGSLAGLFLSYFFCFDLNALALGEEAAADLGVNTARARKGIFFIASFLTGLSVSMAGVIMFVGLIVPHFMRLITGPDHRILLLSSYLAGAVFLLMCDVVARSVIAPLELPVGVITGIIGGVVFIWAISRKPGEI is encoded by the coding sequence TTGAAAGCCGGCGCCAGGGTCTGGGGTCTGTTTTCTTTGGGCCTGGTTATTCTATTGGCGTTCACCACTGGCCTCTCTATGTCCGTGGGCAGTGCCGATATCCGTCTTTTTGACATTCCGGGCATCATTGCCGCAGGGCCGGGCAGCCCAGAATACGGTATCCTCATGGGAATCCGTCTGCCGAGAACCCTGCTGGGCATTGCCATGGGTGGGGCGTTGAGCCTTGCCGGCACCCTGCTCCAGGGCATGTTTAAAAATCCGTTGGTGGAGCCCTATACCCTTGGGATTTCCGGCGGGGCGTCTCTTGGCATCTGCGTAAATATTTTGTTCAAACTCTATGCCGTCATCGGTATCATTGCCTATCCACTGTCCGGGTTTGCCGGTGCCAGCCTGGTTATTTTCCTGGTATACGGACTGAACCGCAGCACCCGGCATATTCGTTCCAACCGGATGCTGCTCACAGGGGTCATGATCTCCTATGTGGCGTCATCCCTTGTCATGCTGCTCATGGCCCTGGCCCGGTCTGACGACCTTCAAACCATTGTGCTGTGGATCATGGGATCATTGGACGAACCGGATATGACCCTGATTCGCATGGCCCTGGCGGGCTCCCTGGCCGGGCTTTTTCTATCCTATTTTTTCTGTTTTGATCTCAACGCCCTGGCCCTGGGAGAAGAAGCGGCTGCCGACTTAGGGGTGAACACAGCCCGGGCCAGGAAAGGCATCTTTTTCATCGCTTCATTTTTAACCGGGCTCTCGGTATCCATGGCCGGTGTCATCATGTTTGTGGGCCTTATTGTACCCCATTTCATGCGCCTGATTACCGGACCGGATCACAGAATCCTCCTTCTCTCTTCCTATCTGGCCGGTGCCGTATTTCTGCTGATGTGCGATGTGGTGGCTCGTTCCGTGATCGCGCCGCTGGAACTGCCCGTGGGCGTGATCACCGGTATCATTGGGGGCGTCGTGTTCATCTGGGCCATTTCCCGAAAACCGGGGGAGATATGA
- a CDS encoding TonB family protein, translating to MTGSAQTAYDGKFRKFHPGTVLIWMAAVVLALGLNLFIFGILPSFIQRVPDAPDDAELVQAIQVVRIKRPETPPHKKTPPKPPESPKEVVSATKIVQKQIQRPTIARPNLSVDLNPNLPKLTNSIALRPLSDFSMKADIPQGLFSTSELDMPLQALVRIPASYPLRARRLGIEGWVKVQFIVTREGRVRDIKVVEAEPKGVFESSVTRSVSQYRFKPGTVDGSTVEVRVITTIRFEMEA from the coding sequence ATGACCGGTTCCGCACAGACAGCATACGACGGGAAATTTCGCAAATTCCATCCGGGTACGGTTCTGATCTGGATGGCGGCCGTTGTTTTGGCCCTGGGGCTCAATTTGTTTATCTTCGGCATTTTGCCCTCCTTTATCCAACGGGTGCCCGATGCACCGGATGACGCAGAACTTGTCCAGGCCATCCAGGTGGTCCGGATCAAGCGCCCGGAGACGCCGCCGCATAAAAAGACACCGCCCAAACCGCCTGAATCGCCCAAGGAGGTGGTGTCCGCCACAAAAATTGTGCAGAAACAAATCCAGCGGCCGACCATTGCCAGGCCCAATCTCTCTGTGGACTTAAACCCCAATCTGCCCAAATTGACGAACAGCATTGCCCTGAGGCCGCTGTCAGATTTTTCCATGAAAGCAGACATTCCCCAGGGCCTGTTTTCAACCTCGGAGCTGGATATGCCGCTGCAGGCGCTGGTGCGGATACCTGCCTCCTATCCCCTTCGGGCCCGAAGGCTCGGCATTGAGGGCTGGGTCAAAGTTCAATTTATTGTCACCCGGGAAGGCCGGGTACGCGATATTAAGGTGGTCGAGGCCGAGCCCAAGGGGGTGTTTGAATCCAGTGTAACCCGGTCCGTCTCCCAGTACCGGTTCAAGCCGGGAACCGTGGACGGCAGCACCGTGGAGGTGCGTGTCATCACCACCATCCGGTTTGAGATGGAGGCGTGA
- a CDS encoding sirohydrochlorin cobaltochelatase: MHQHGYIGRKMRLPKLKDHPAIIIATFGTSTSGQAAMEAVEDQIAESFPDHQIYWAYTSEIIRRKKGLPSLLETMAKVESDGYRKAIVQPLHVFPGTEYQQVQESSLYFPGLRVIVGETLCHRWNFIEAVLEEISGDFLTGEDHINLIALHGTPLAADPVNTIYMGINHLVTGIYDNVYAATVEGVPNIQSVAGRIRRAHARTPFTRIRLVPMLFLAGIHVQKDLMGDKNSWRIIFEDMGMEVDCPTITCGEQEYFKGLAYRKTCIRFFCQRVQRALDLMAHY; encoded by the coding sequence ATGCACCAGCATGGTTACATCGGCCGCAAAATGAGGCTGCCGAAACTGAAGGATCACCCCGCCATCATCATTGCAACCTTTGGCACGTCGACCAGCGGTCAGGCCGCCATGGAGGCCGTTGAAGACCAGATTGCCGAAAGTTTTCCCGACCATCAGATATACTGGGCGTATACATCGGAAATCATCCGCAGGAAAAAAGGCCTGCCAAGTCTTCTGGAAACCATGGCCAAAGTCGAGTCTGACGGGTATCGCAAAGCCATTGTTCAGCCGTTGCACGTTTTTCCCGGCACAGAGTACCAGCAGGTCCAGGAGTCGTCCTTATATTTTCCCGGGTTGCGGGTGATTGTGGGTGAGACCCTGTGCCACCGGTGGAATTTTATTGAAGCGGTTCTGGAAGAGATATCGGGGGATTTTCTCACCGGGGAAGATCATATCAACCTGATAGCCCTGCACGGAACCCCTTTGGCCGCAGATCCGGTGAACACCATCTATATGGGCATCAATCATCTGGTTACGGGGATATATGACAATGTGTATGCGGCCACGGTGGAAGGGGTTCCCAATATCCAAAGTGTTGCAGGCCGGATTAGAAGAGCCCATGCCCGAACACCGTTTACCCGGATTCGCCTGGTTCCCATGCTTTTCCTGGCGGGCATACATGTGCAAAAAGACCTGATGGGTGACAAAAACAGCTGGCGCATCATTTTTGAAGATATGGGAATGGAAGTGGACTGTCCCACCATCACCTGCGGGGAACAGGAATATTTCAAGGGCCTTGCTTACAGAAAAACGTGCATCCGGTTTTTCTGCCAAAGAGTTCAGCGGGCGCTTGATCTTATGGCACATTATTGA
- a CDS encoding ABC transporter ATP-binding protein, which produces MTPSPLLKIQDVSLGFGRRQVLSNVSFDVPSGRIVSIIGPNGTGKTSLLRTVCGHLKPFNGKIVLKGTDVAAQTRADLARQMAVVHQTQEPLPMQVQAYVLLGRLPFFKPFQFFETGNDQERARHFMRLTGIAHLAHSTMDRISGGERQLAAFARALTQEPAFLVLDEPTAHLDITHQARILELISGLRDSLGLTVLMVIHDLNLAAEYSDGLVLLNKDNGRVHALGTPEQVLTRENIQAVYHTPVRMGKNPESGRPCVFINRSASAI; this is translated from the coding sequence ATGACGCCATCGCCACTGTTGAAAATTCAGGATGTCTCCCTGGGCTTTGGTCGCCGCCAGGTTTTGTCGAACGTGAGTTTTGATGTGCCGTCAGGCCGGATTGTCTCCATTATCGGTCCCAACGGCACCGGTAAAACCAGCCTGCTGCGCACGGTTTGCGGGCATTTGAAACCGTTCAATGGAAAAATTGTGCTCAAGGGAACTGACGTCGCCGCCCAGACCCGGGCCGACCTTGCCCGGCAGATGGCCGTGGTGCATCAAACCCAGGAGCCTTTACCCATGCAGGTTCAAGCCTATGTGCTGCTGGGCCGCCTGCCGTTTTTCAAACCGTTTCAGTTTTTTGAAACCGGGAATGACCAAGAACGCGCCCGGCACTTTATGAGGCTCACCGGCATTGCTCACCTTGCCCATTCCACCATGGACCGGATTTCCGGCGGGGAGCGCCAGTTGGCAGCCTTTGCCAGGGCCCTGACCCAGGAACCTGCGTTCCTTGTGCTGGATGAACCCACAGCGCATCTGGACATCACCCACCAGGCCAGGATACTGGAGCTTATTTCCGGATTGCGGGACAGCTTGGGCCTTACCGTGCTCATGGTCATTCATGATTTGAACCTGGCCGCTGAATATTCCGATGGGCTGGTCCTTTTGAATAAAGACAATGGGCGGGTTCATGCCCTGGGCACGCCGGAACAGGTCCTGACCCGGGAAAACATCCAGGCCGTATATCACACCCCGGTCCGGATGGGAAAAAATCCGGAATCCGGCCGGCCCTGTGTGTTCATAAACAGGTCCGCGTCCGCTATCTGA
- a CDS encoding MotA/TolQ/ExbB proton channel family protein produces MIPVKYLSIPLVICLVLVTTVAGFIPVSKALAADMRKSYAVLEQKRRDMVDKAAEELAAAKAEARENDLAIKKDKDALISAIAALKAKNRRLQTTNEGLKEKIDVLADEEAKLQSALEESRMVNKELAGFVKTSAKDLNSLLVQSPQSAFDKDRNSFLNALINQERFWSMDDIRQMSDSLFDEILASGEVSLRRGMVVDRQGKDRTARILSIGNFTSFYVLNDQDGRDSETGFLLYSDQSSRFFALSKLPSKKIVDQIDTYLAGQSECVPVDISKGGALRRFTHELNLMDQVPKGGPLVWPILAILGLAILILLERVVFFWRHQIRIAPFMAKLSSLMDSGNFEACQALMEADKQGFIPQVLLKALPAKDQTRTDMENVLQEAILAKIPAIERFLSTLGMLAAIAPLMGLLGTVTGMINTFHVITYYGAGDPRMMSGGISEALVTTMLGLTVAIPIMLFHTLLSRRVETQISTIEEKSVAFVNMVFKARNGCRTATVSGAADRDQD; encoded by the coding sequence ATGATACCGGTAAAATACCTGTCCATTCCGTTGGTGATCTGTCTGGTTCTGGTAACGACTGTGGCCGGATTCATCCCAGTCTCAAAAGCCCTGGCCGCGGATATGCGAAAATCCTATGCGGTCCTTGAGCAGAAACGCCGGGATATGGTTGATAAAGCGGCAGAAGAACTTGCGGCGGCCAAGGCCGAGGCCCGGGAAAATGACCTGGCCATAAAAAAGGACAAAGATGCCCTGATTTCCGCCATTGCAGCCCTGAAAGCCAAAAACAGGCGGCTTCAGACGACCAATGAAGGGCTTAAGGAAAAAATTGACGTCCTGGCCGATGAAGAGGCCAAGCTGCAGAGCGCTCTTGAAGAGTCCAGGATGGTGAACAAGGAACTGGCCGGTTTTGTTAAAACCTCGGCCAAGGATCTTAACAGCCTTTTGGTGCAAAGTCCCCAAAGTGCCTTTGACAAGGATCGGAACAGTTTTCTTAACGCCCTGATCAACCAGGAGCGGTTCTGGTCCATGGATGATATCCGGCAGATGTCCGATAGTCTGTTTGACGAGATTCTGGCGTCGGGCGAGGTCTCCCTGCGCCGGGGCATGGTGGTGGACCGCCAGGGAAAGGATAGGACCGCCCGGATTCTGTCCATCGGCAATTTTACATCTTTTTATGTACTCAATGACCAAGACGGCCGGGATTCGGAAACCGGTTTTCTGCTCTATTCGGATCAAAGCAGCCGGTTCTTTGCCCTGTCCAAGCTGCCCTCCAAAAAAATCGTTGACCAGATTGATACCTATCTTGCCGGGCAAAGCGAGTGTGTGCCTGTGGATATTTCCAAAGGGGGCGCGCTTCGGCGGTTTACCCATGAATTGAACCTGATGGATCAGGTGCCCAAGGGCGGGCCGCTGGTGTGGCCCATCCTCGCTATTCTCGGACTTGCAATTCTCATCCTGTTGGAGCGCGTGGTCTTCTTCTGGCGGCACCAGATTCGGATTGCGCCGTTTATGGCGAAACTTTCCTCGTTGATGGACTCCGGAAACTTTGAGGCATGCCAGGCGTTGATGGAGGCCGACAAACAGGGCTTTATTCCCCAGGTTTTGCTCAAGGCCCTGCCTGCAAAGGATCAGACCCGCACGGATATGGAGAATGTGCTTCAAGAGGCGATACTGGCAAAGATCCCTGCCATTGAACGGTTTTTGTCCACCCTGGGCATGCTGGCTGCCATTGCACCGCTCATGGGTCTTTTGGGCACGGTGACAGGGATGATTAATACCTTTCATGTGATCACCTATTACGGGGCCGGGGACCCCAGGATGATGTCCGGCGGCATCTCCGAGGCCCTGGTCACCACCATGCTCGGCTTGACCGTGGCCATTCCCATTATGCTGTTTCATACGCTCTTGTCCCGGCGTGTGGAAACCCAGATCAGCACCATTGAGGAGAAGTCTGTGGCCTTTGTCAACATGGTGTTCAAGGCAAGGAACGGATGTCGGACTGCCACCGTTTCCGGCGCAGCAGACAGGGATCAGGACTAA
- a CDS encoding biopolymer transporter ExbD translates to MLNISASRRAAKKSLELNIAPLIDMVFILLIFFLVTTSFVKETGVDISRPTASTAVAKTKSTILIGITRDNTIHLDHREMDVRAVRSGVERAMAENPEASVVIVADKESRTGLVISVMDACKLAGAENVALAASLPEGG, encoded by the coding sequence ATGCTGAATATATCCGCATCCAGGCGGGCGGCAAAAAAGAGCCTTGAGCTGAATATTGCGCCCCTGATCGATATGGTGTTCATTCTTTTGATCTTTTTTCTGGTCACCACCTCCTTTGTCAAGGAGACCGGGGTGGACATCTCACGGCCCACGGCCAGTACGGCCGTGGCAAAGACCAAATCCACCATTCTCATCGGCATCACCCGGGACAATACCATTCACCTGGATCACAGGGAAATGGATGTCCGGGCCGTACGCTCGGGGGTTGAACGGGCCATGGCTGAAAATCCAGAAGCCTCGGTGGTCATTGTGGCGGACAAGGAGAGCCGAACCGGTCTTGTGATCTCGGTGATGGATGCCTGTAAACTGGCCGGGGCTGAAAATGTGGCCCTTGCGGCAAGCCTGCCCGAAGGTGGATAG
- a CDS encoding DUF3450 domain-containing protein, producing MGRKTHPAPGTYGGAWMKRIVMASLLICPVWFGFSAHARVSVSKDIEAPVGKAVDTRQATQKSREKWDAQRRKLAEEYDRLKAENEQLAFANKNLNQKVGELERSNQDLAREKEETQRIRTELAPFLEEQLGRLKSLVAADAPFLSRERKDRLIRLAVILDDPEITIAEKYRKMMEALFVEAEYGNTVEVYREKIVVDGTQVLADVFRMGRTALFFLALDRESAGIFDVAKNQWHTLDKTWVPAVEAVVDMAAKHRPMEVVTLPIGAIAPEREDHK from the coding sequence ATGGGACGTAAAACGCACCCGGCACCTGGGACTTATGGCGGCGCATGGATGAAACGCATTGTCATGGCATCTCTGCTGATATGTCCGGTATGGTTTGGATTTTCAGCCCATGCCCGGGTATCCGTGTCAAAGGATATTGAAGCCCCGGTGGGCAAGGCGGTGGATACCCGGCAGGCCACCCAGAAGTCCCGGGAAAAATGGGATGCCCAGCGCCGGAAACTTGCAGAGGAATATGACCGCCTTAAAGCCGAAAATGAACAGCTGGCCTTTGCCAATAAGAATCTGAACCAAAAAGTCGGGGAGCTCGAACGGTCAAATCAGGATCTTGCCCGGGAAAAAGAGGAGACCCAGCGGATCAGAACTGAACTGGCCCCGTTTCTCGAGGAACAGCTTGGGCGATTGAAATCCCTTGTGGCAGCCGACGCCCCGTTTTTATCCCGGGAACGCAAAGATCGCCTGATCCGGCTGGCCGTGATCCTGGATGATCCGGAGATCACCATTGCTGAAAAATACAGGAAAATGATGGAAGCTTTGTTTGTGGAAGCTGAATACGGCAATACGGTGGAGGTCTACCGGGAAAAAATTGTTGTGGACGGTACACAGGTCCTTGCAGACGTTTTCCGCATGGGCCGGACGGCATTGTTTTTTCTGGCCCTGGACCGGGAAAGCGCAGGGATTTTTGACGTGGCAAAAAATCAATGGCACACCCTGGACAAAACCTGGGTACCGGCCGTTGAGGCGGTGGTGGATATGGCCGCCAAGCACCGGCCCATGGAGGTGGTGACCCTGCCCATCGGGGCCATTGCCCCGGAACGGGAGGATCATAAATGA
- a CDS encoding helical backbone metal receptor, translating to MTGRLKFFNLFLIWVLFLVFVRCSAAGQSPGPAVRVVSLSPFITETIYLLGAQAQLIADTSYCTVPSEAAQKEKIGSVTQMNVEKIISLAPDLVIASPLSRETQLKILRDQGLCVMEIRNPKNFDQMCALTLKIATALGKTARAKVIVQQASADVDKIREQVTGLRPRRVFIQIGLKPLHTVNKDLFINEYVVQSNAINIAEHHPSGIYSREAVIQQDPDVILVATMGSSKKAAAFEKRRWMSFPFLTSVKNNEIHVLDPEVICHPTPVSFAAGLGQVAGLIHPGIRTAEGPN from the coding sequence ATGACGGGCAGGCTTAAATTTTTTAACCTGTTTTTGATCTGGGTATTATTCCTTGTTTTTGTTCGGTGTTCGGCCGCAGGGCAATCGCCCGGACCGGCTGTCCGGGTGGTCTCCTTGTCGCCGTTTATCACGGAAACCATTTACCTTTTGGGCGCCCAGGCCCAGCTGATTGCCGACACCTCCTATTGTACGGTGCCCTCCGAGGCCGCCCAAAAAGAGAAGATCGGGTCCGTAACCCAGATGAATGTGGAAAAAATCATCAGCCTGGCACCGGATCTTGTGATTGCCTCGCCGTTGAGCAGAGAAACGCAGCTTAAAATTCTCCGCGACCAGGGGCTTTGTGTCATGGAAATCCGCAACCCCAAAAATTTTGACCAGATGTGCGCCCTTACCCTGAAAATTGCAACGGCCCTTGGCAAAACAGCCCGGGCTAAGGTCATTGTGCAGCAGGCCTCGGCGGATGTGGACAAAATTCGCGAACAGGTTACAGGCTTGCGCCCGAGGCGGGTATTTATCCAGATCGGTTTGAAACCCCTTCATACGGTGAACAAGGATCTGTTTATCAACGAATATGTTGTCCAGTCCAATGCCATTAATATTGCGGAACATCACCCGTCGGGCATCTATTCCAGGGAAGCGGTCATCCAACAGGACCCGGATGTCATCCTTGTGGCCACCATGGGGTCCAGCAAAAAAGCCGCAGCATTTGAAAAGAGACGATGGATGTCTTTTCCTTTTCTAACATCCGTCAAAAACAACGAAATTCATGTCCTCGACCCGGAAGTGATCTGCCACCCCACCCCGGTGAGTTTTGCAGCCGGCCTAGGGCAGGTGGCGGGTTTAATTCACCCTGGAATACGCACTGCAGAAGGACCCAATTGA
- a CDS encoding MotA/TolQ/ExbB proton channel family protein — MDDFFYQMTAYIHSGGVVMVPILCVSVVMWILIFNRLFFLRRLYVKNMPRAMAGELVQNNQWPEKRYKGANAFLVREFLARRSPVSDPDLDEHILDETVMNLTASLDQYLALIGVLSAVAPLMGLLGTVVGMMETFDVITVFGTGNVRAMASGISVALVTTQTGLMISIPGLYMSGWLNRRASNLKHRIASTAMYLKPFIRSRSVSC; from the coding sequence ATGGACGACTTCTTTTACCAGATGACCGCATATATCCATTCCGGCGGGGTGGTGATGGTGCCCATTTTGTGCGTATCCGTTGTGATGTGGATATTGATCTTCAACCGCCTCTTTTTCTTGCGCCGCCTCTATGTGAAAAACATGCCCAGGGCCATGGCCGGGGAACTGGTCCAAAACAACCAGTGGCCTGAAAAGAGATATAAGGGTGCCAATGCCTTTCTGGTGCGGGAGTTTTTAGCCCGGCGCAGCCCGGTGTCCGACCCGGATCTGGACGAACATATTCTGGATGAAACGGTCATGAATTTGACCGCCTCTTTGGACCAATACCTGGCGTTGATTGGTGTGCTCTCTGCCGTGGCCCCGCTCATGGGGCTTTTGGGCACGGTGGTGGGGATGATGGAGACCTTTGATGTGATTACCGTCTTCGGCACGGGTAATGTCCGGGCCATGGCATCGGGAATTTCCGTGGCCCTGGTGACCACCCAGACAGGGCTTATGATCTCCATACCCGGGCTGTACATGAGCGGGTGGCTGAACCGGCGGGCGTCAAACCTTAAGCACCGCATCGCCTCCACGGCCATGTACCTTAAACCCTTTATCCGCAGCAGGAGTGTTTCATGCTGA
- a CDS encoding SLC13 family permease, translating to MNVPIVVVSIILFITLVLLVSEKISVDKTAIGIMILLALTGILTPAEAVTGFANPAVITVAAMFLLSHGLIRTGAVDVLTELVMKFSRGKQQSAFLIILVAVAVLSAFINNTPVVVLFIPIVMAMSCEYDFSPSKLLIPLSYVSILAGTSTLIGTSTNIIVSDIANIEGYGQLSMFELGRIGAPIALIGLLFLFFVAPKLMPGRIGPVCELDEGKENKYIAELIATEKSPLVGRRDISQYVEENLSLDVVEIFRNGGIIDPSRENVTIIPDDILLVKGAAQDLISCLKTKHLSLVQGDDDFTFGGKPEEELIVELIIPPLSSLLREPLISAELQYDSDIRIIAIRSRMSYFSYRKIEKVKLKIGDIILVQCPRNKLDKLRNSSDFLLIEDIHHAIIDKQKAGIASGIFAAVVLAATLGLSDIMICALAGVFLMTITHCLSLKDAYRSLQAEVLLLIVGTLALGLAMQKTGATELYADAFLKLFQGMGPHIILFAIIFLTSVCSHILSNNATAVLLLPIAISTAVSLGVDTRPFIIGICFGASACYASPIGYQTNLLVYGPGGYRFSDFIKLGLPLNIMVIVLAGLFIPFFWPF from the coding sequence ATGAATGTGCCGATTGTTGTGGTCTCTATTATTCTGTTTATCACCCTGGTCCTTTTGGTTTCTGAAAAAATATCGGTTGATAAAACCGCCATCGGCATCATGATTCTCCTTGCCCTGACCGGCATTCTTACCCCGGCAGAGGCTGTGACAGGATTTGCCAATCCTGCCGTGATCACTGTGGCGGCGATGTTTTTATTGAGCCACGGACTTATACGGACCGGGGCCGTTGATGTTTTGACGGAACTGGTCATGAAATTTTCCAGGGGAAAGCAGCAATCGGCTTTTCTCATAATTCTTGTGGCCGTTGCCGTGTTGTCCGCGTTCATCAATAACACGCCGGTTGTGGTCCTCTTTATTCCCATTGTCATGGCAATGAGCTGTGAGTATGATTTCTCTCCGTCCAAATTGCTCATTCCATTGTCCTATGTGTCGATTCTGGCCGGAACCTCTACGCTGATCGGCACGTCAACCAATATTATTGTCAGCGACATTGCCAATATTGAAGGGTATGGTCAGCTCTCTATGTTTGAACTTGGCCGCATTGGCGCACCCATCGCCCTGATCGGTCTGCTTTTTTTGTTTTTTGTGGCGCCCAAATTGATGCCCGGCCGGATCGGGCCTGTATGTGAGCTGGATGAAGGCAAGGAAAATAAATACATTGCAGAACTGATTGCAACCGAAAAAAGCCCATTGGTCGGGCGACGGGATATCAGTCAATATGTCGAGGAAAATTTAAGCTTGGATGTGGTTGAGATTTTCAGGAACGGCGGTATTATCGATCCATCCCGAGAGAACGTGACCATCATACCTGATGATATCCTTCTGGTTAAAGGGGCTGCACAGGATCTCATCTCCTGTCTGAAAACCAAACATTTGTCTCTGGTTCAAGGTGATGATGATTTTACCTTTGGCGGAAAGCCCGAAGAAGAACTTATTGTGGAACTCATTATCCCGCCGCTTTCATCCCTGTTAAGGGAGCCTTTGATCTCTGCGGAATTGCAGTACGATTCAGATATTCGAATTATCGCCATACGAAGCCGGATGAGTTACTTTTCCTATCGCAAAATAGAGAAAGTAAAACTCAAGATCGGCGATATCATCCTCGTTCAGTGCCCCAGGAACAAGTTGGATAAACTCAGAAACAGTTCAGACTTTTTACTCATTGAGGATATCCACCATGCAATCATAGACAAACAGAAAGCCGGCATTGCCTCGGGCATCTTTGCCGCCGTCGTGCTGGCGGCCACTTTAGGCTTAAGCGATATCATGATTTGTGCCCTTGCCGGCGTTTTTTTAATGACGATTACCCACTGCCTGAGTTTGAAAGATGCCTACAGGTCCCTCCAGGCCGAAGTGCTTCTCCTGATTGTCGGGACACTGGCGTTGGGGTTGGCCATGCAGAAAACCGGTGCCACCGAGCTCTATGCCGATGCGTTTTTAAAGTTGTTCCAAGGCATGGGGCCGCATATCATCCTTTTTGCCATCATTTTTTTGACCAGTGTCTGCAGCCATATTTTAAGTAATAATGCCACAGCGGTACTGCTGCTTCCCATCGCCATCTCCACGGCGGTCTCCCTCGGCGTTGATACCAGGCCGTTTATCATCGGCATCTGCTTTGGTGCCAGTGCCTGTTACGCCAGCCCCATCGGTTACCAGACAAATCTTCTGGTCTATGGTCCCGGCGGATACAGGTTCTCGGACTTCATCAAACTGGGCTTGCCGTTGAATATCATGGTTATTGTCCTGGCCGGTCTTTTTATCCCTTTTTTCTGGCCGTTTTAA